The genomic interval ctgtgaaaatctcaccctaaatgttgtttcaaccagtcaaatcacgttcgtatgttttcctcagagatcctagaatgtaaccagacttcactatttcATGAGGgctgtagtatatcctataggacaccatatgtGGTCAGGGAGTGACGCCTTCATGGTACGCCGATGACGcaggcggtcttcacttgaactaatcggggtcaaacaaagctaggtagatagccaatgagctgggcgtTACGGGAGTATCCGGGAACCATGAatatgtcgtaaaatgtagctactaaccttgtacaACAGCATGCCTTTTAATTTTGACAAAAATTAtgagaatattcagagttatgaagttatgaaaactggttgttttgcaaatgtggaacttataatatggctactaatactggaaaagctcaatcaaagtccaagtatacagatttgacgatattcttacagaaaaatgtaatatgaatgtaaATGTCTGCTTCACGATtttcccaaatgtacctgggtgacttcacgcTAAATGTCATATAGctcgctcatacttcaagttatccgtctgaaactttgcacatacactgctgccatcttgtggacaccattggAATTACATCCAGAGTGATGGCTggtctgttgcatttcaaagatggttgttgtttttctctttgtattttcttctaccagatctattgtgttatattctcctatattcaattcacatttccacgaacttcaaagtatttcctttcaaatggtaccaagaatatgcatatatttgcttcagggcctgagctacaggcagttagatttggatatgtaatttaggcaaaaattgaaaaaagggggctatccctataTATACAGCAGAAACATGTCAAGATATTGAATCCGGTGCTGATCCTCTGCAGTTCATACTCCGTTGTTAGAGACTCATTTTAAAAATTAAGAACAGAGTGGGGGACCATCTAACAGCACCAAAACAGAATCCTGAATTACGCGTTTTCGAATTCACATATTAGATATCTGTTGTTTCGCACGTATAGAAAGAGAGAAATCCAAaataatattgacacaatgtACAAAGAAAATATCTGTCCAAGACAGTAATGGGTCCACTATCATAAAGACTTCCAGCACTTGCAAATAAAGTACCACCTAGTGTAatggctgttggaaggagaggaccaaggtgcagcgtggtacgtgtccatatttatttaatgaacactgaaataacaaaaataacaaagagaacgaccgaaacagttctgtctggtgcagacacacaacaggaaacaactacccaacaacacacaggtgggatgaggctacctaagtatggttctcaatcagagacaacgatagacagctgcctctgattgagaatcacactcggccaaacacatagaaatataaaacatagaacaaaaacatagaatgcccaccccaactcacgccctgaccaaaccaaaaatagagacataacaaaggaactaaggtcagggcgtgacacctagaAACTAAATCCATTCTCAGTCAGCATGGACACATTTTGACCATCCAACGTCCTTCAAACGTTTTTGTGCGGTGGGCTAAAACAGGGTTACACAGAGTATTTATTGGTTACAGTAAACACATCTACGaaggtatacacctcacacacatggatACGGGCTGTATCATGTCAGATATCGAGtcgaaatgtattacattttgagtttgcatcccaatattacaatttatacacatcacagaagactgaaataccaCAAcaccatttgacatagaaacactggattttcagcaagtaaaaaaaataaaataatgttaattaattatgcaattatgaaaaatatgaattacattccacccatgaggccactaggtcaatTTACTGCCAAACTAATGGTATGCTCCATAATTCCTACCTTCCTCTTCCGCACGTGAGCTAAGGCCACTCAAACAAAATGTTGCAATATTGAACGTTCCGCTCCCGTCCGCACATGTTCACTTTTCCGAGGAGGTGAGAGGACGCGGAACCAGACATGTGGATGGTCAAAGAAGGTACACATTAGGCATTAGGTTTCTTTATGTGTAGAAGATGAGTTCAGGTATCTGTCCCCCTTGGACTCCGGTTCCGTTAGTACTGTCTGACGAACACTGGAACTGAAAGGTCACCTTCCCACACTGCACCTCCGTCATGCCTTCCTGTCCAAAGTAACTCAACTCGGTCCCATCCAGCACCACGCTGGCCGTGTAGAACATATCCGGTTCTATCTGCACGGGGTACTCAAACCACACGGGGAACGTGTTGCTAGAACCATCAGAGAAGTATTTACTCAGGTTCTGTCCGAGGAGAAGGCCCTGGCGTTTGAGCTCAATCTTAGCCGAGTATTCCGCCGATCCGCAGCTGGAACCGTAGAGGCCGAACCCGGCGATGAAGATGCGTTTGTCCACGGTGAACTGAATGCTGTCACAGCGTCCCCGGTAGCGCCACTGGTTGCTCCGGTAGGCACAGGACTGGAAACGGTGGCATTGCTGAGGAGACAGGCCCTTCCGTGGTTGGCTGGCGAACTGGAGGTCCGGTTTCTTGGCTGCGGTGTACCACAGGAAGATGTTGTTGGTTTCGTTCAGGGTCAGGACGCCTGATTGAGCGGCTCCATTGGCAAAGTCGTCCAATGTCATGGTGGGGATGCGAATGAGGAATACGGCCTTGCCCAGCACCTAAAAATAGAAAGAGGgttgattcattcattcattcaaaaaaatatatacagttgaagtcggaagtttacatacaccttagccaaatacatttaaactcagtttttcacaattcctgacatttaatcctagtaaaaaatccctgtcttaggtcagttaggatcaccactttattttaagaatgtgaaatgtcagaataatagtagagagaatgatttatttcagcttttatttctttcatcacaatctcagtgggtcagaagtttgcattagtatttggtagcattgcctttaaatagtttatcttgggccaaacgtttcgggtagccttccacaagcttcccacacacgtttggtgaattttggcacattcctcctgacagagctggtttaacagagtcaggtttgtaggcctccttgctcgcacacgctttttcagttctgcccacaaaaatagtttgtacagatgaacgtggtaccttcaggcatttggaaattgctcccaaggatgaaccagacttgtggaggtctacaattttttttctgaggtcttggctgatttcttttgattttcccatgatgtcaagcaaagaggccacgagtttgaaggtaggccttgaaatacatccacaggtacacctccaattgactcaaattatgtcaattagcctatcagaagcttttaaagccatgacatcattttctgtttaaaggcacagtcaacttagtgtatgtaaacttctgacccactggaattgtgatacagtgaatataagtgaaataatctgtctgtaaacaattgtcttaaaaatgacttgtgtcatgcacaaagtagatgtcctaaccgacttgccaaaactatagtttgttagcaagaaatttgtggagtgtttgaaaaacgagttttaatgactccaacctaagtgtatgtaaacttccgacttcaactgcatatattAAAACCACACCTGGTAAACCCTAAATACTTAACACACTGAGGAGGAGGAGCCACTGAGGAGCCATGCAAAGTACCCCTAAACATGCCATACTATTGTAGATCAGCATAAGATATCATCAATAACTACATTCATAAGAGaatgtagtgaccttaacccaacactcATGCTGCCTAACATGCCCtcttaaaactgaccatcctaccgatcctcgatcctcgacttcggagatgtcatctataaaatagcctccaacactctactcaacaaattggatgcagtttatcacagtgccatccgttttgtcaccaaagcccgtatactacccaccactgcgaactgtacgctctcgttagttggccctcacttcatactcgtcgccaaacccactggctacaggttaactacaagtctctgctaggtaaagccScgccttatctcagctcactggtcaccatagcagcacccactcgtagcatgcgctccagcaggtatatttcactggtcacccccaaagccaattcttccttcggTCGCcactccttccagttctctgctgccaatgactggaacgaactgcaaaaatctctgaagctggagactcttatctccctcactagctttaagcaccagctgtcagagcagctcacagatcactgcacctgtacatagcccatctgtaaataacccatccaactacctcatccccatactgtatttatcttgctcctttgcaccccagtatctctacttgcacattcatattctgcacatctaacattccagtgtttaattgctatattgtaaatacttcgctactatgacctatttattgccttacctcctcacctcatttgcacacactgtatatagactttctttttaacccctattgtgttattgactgtacacttgtttattccatgtgaatctctgtgttgttgtttgtgtcgcactgctttgctttatcttgtccaggtcacagttgtaaatgagaacttgttctcaactggcctacctggttaaataaaaaataaaaatggtttaccAAGTGAACCATTCACCAGCATGAATAATAGTattacatatattatatattgtaattacttcgctacaatGGCTTATTTATGGCCTtatctcccttatcttacctcatttgcatagactttttctctattgtgttatttacttttgtttgctttttttctactgtattattgattgtatgtttgtttattccatgtgtaactctgtgtttttgtatgtgtcgaattgctatgctttatttttgccaggtcgcagttgcaaatcagaacttgttctcaactaacttacttggttaaataaaggtgaaattaaaaaaatgtaaaacacctagcaacctcgtcAACCTCTTGCAATAATGGCTAAAATGTTGGGTTGCTAGTTACTGTCATTGTTGCTGTAATTCCGTTAGTAGTACCTTGCGTTTGTTGTCGATGGAGGTGGTGAGGTCCTGTCTCTGACACTCTGCCTCAGCCCAGCTCAGAGCTGCCTCAAACACCACCTCCTCCTTGGCGTTGAGGGTCTCTCTCTGGAGGATACTCTCTAGTGTCTGGGAGTCGATGTCAGTGAAACCCTCCGACCGCAGGGCCAGCTCTGCCTGGGCATCAATCACCTGGTGGGATGAGGATGGACAGCATGAATAATCTGTAGGCTACAGATGCGTTTTGGCCGCATCTTTCTTCAGACACACTGGTCAAATTCAAGATAACAGACAACATCAATGATAAATGCATTTTAGCCCAAAATAtactaatataaaataaaatcacaacatgtaaagtgttgttcccatgttttatgagatgaaataaaatatccaagaaatgttccatatttcaaaaaaagcttatttttctaaaatgttgtaaacaaacaaatttgtttacatccctgttagggagcatttctcctttgccaagataaacctTCCACCTGacatgtggcatatcaagaagctgattaacctcCTAAGTTAGATGTTTGCACCCCCGAGGAAATCTAATTTGCAAATTAAGCTAGAGCTTGATGCGTCGCTGTCCACTGCATCAGtccacatctgtggtgaaaggttaCAGAGATAGAgtagtgtttgtcagaccatgagtcCATAAAagcggtcttctcacaaaatcgtccgTAGCGTGTGGTGTTTCatttctgtattaccaaatgaggagagacagacTTCACACACCattcagagttatacttaaactacatctttaataataagagctttgcattaGCAATTGACTTTCAACGATTCGCCATTTTAAATGAACCGTTGAGAGTGTCAACACAATGgctactgagatcttttatagcaaagatccacccccctttgacatgacaaaccacagatattaggaacagttcacaaagaaagacttttacttgagagaggagtatcccgtagccagatagcattcgctataaattatcgttcagtttggttcctcagacgaggttctaatctcgttcctggtacttcatagtacaaaaacatcaACTCAttcaatggcatatatcaattgtcaactctagatacccccatctcaagtaaaccccctcttgaccccactcctggacaagctcactgaggggagtgaccctctaggtcatacacactatcccaggataagtgtaagatCAGAGAGGACATATAATGTTTctagacactgccatacacctcccccaataggaaaaggagggagtgactggcgcacagacatcgtggagacaagtaattggttccccattaatcacgccttcacatggtttaagaacaggtaaagacacattcacatatgaagacatatgaagacaatgttccattctgtcctcttccctttctgatattctgcatagcaccagggacatgtgaaagacaagcctgacctctcccctctctgggccccaggtgactgagccccaggtgactgggccccaggtgactgagcaAAACACAAAAGAGTAAGACTGAGCCACCAGGTGACTGAAGCCACCAGCTAGAAAACTAGGCCCACAGAAACTGACTGAAGCCCACAGACTGGAACTGAAGCACCCAGAGATAGACTGAAAAAAGCCCCAGAGTGACTAGAACCCAAAGATGAACTGAAAGAACCCCAGTTGACTGAAGCACCAGGAGTGAACATGAGGCCACCACGAATGATTGGGACACCAAGGATGACTGAGCCCAGGTGAACAGGACACCCAGAGATGAACTGAGAAGACCCCCAGGTGACGAGGCCAACCAGGTGACTGAGCCCAGGTGACTGGGCCCCAGGTGAACTGAGCCCCAGGTGACGAGAAGCCCCAGGTGAAACTGAAGCCCCAGGATGACTGGgcccaggtgactgagccccaggtgactgggccccaggtgactgagccccaggtgactggtccccaggtgactgagccccaggtgactgagccccaggtgactgggccccaggtgacagagccccaagtgactgagccccagctgagggaagaagtgcaactgccaacaccagagtccaaagggacacattctaataacaagtatatcacataagcatattatgcagataagacatctcaattatctatgttacccaactgaTTAATCCGCCACAGCTGTAACAGGCGTCCGAACCGTTTGTTCTCAagtgtcttgggactcgtcttAAGTCGGTTCAGCaaatcagccagtcagccaatcagccaaTCAGCCAATCAGCCAATCAGCCAATCAGCCAATCAGCCAATCAGCCAATCAGCCAGTCCGCCAACTTCTGTCAGTAGCGTCCAAACAGGCTACATATGTCTTtctgtggaaagatgagactctcacgaccACATATTGTTGTTTTGCTGTAGgacacaggcctcacaagactcgtctgaaggtcccccggtaccagttgaaaaaatgtatggaagtatatatggagactgtttagaaccaaaaataaggggttaaatacatgtccaAAATAGAATAAAACTGTTTCCTGATGTTTCTTGTGTTTCTCAGATATAGGGCAGACACGTCAGAACAAACATCCTTTAGATTCTTTgagggggactatctgttgttctatGTAGTGACTATGttatgcatttgtatgggctaatagcagcaaggccaaatAAGATTTTTCATTTAATACAtgtttttgatacttcaaggggtcttaaaattctaaatcaaatagcaaaaaaaATCCTTGTtttgaccttcttaaaacaattcattATAGCTTAGAAGAATCCCTCCCCCTCACCCATCTCCCCCGGCTTGGACAGGGCTTGgagtcacaatgccacagatttttcAAGTTTTAAGGgaacatgcaattggcatgctgactgttggaaagtccaccagagctgttgccagaaaacaaaatgtgaatttctctactataagctacTCTACTCTAATATaacctccaacatagttttagagaatttggcagtaagacCAACTTGCCTCACAAACACAAGACCACGTGTAACtttgccagcccaggacctccacatccagcttcttcacttgcgggatcgtctgagactagccacccggacatctgatgaaactgtgggtttgcacaaccgaataatttctctacaaactgtcagaaacggtTTCATGGAAGCCCATCTCCGTGGCTCATCATCCtctccagggtcttgacctgactgcagtttggttttgtaaccgacttcagtgtgcaaatgctcaccttcaacgGCCACTGCAATGCTGGAGaattgtgctcttcacggatgaatccaaGTTTTatctgtaccgggcagatggcagacagtgtgtatggcgtcgtgttgtcgagcagtttgctgatgtcaacgttgtgaacagagttccccatggtggtgatggggttatggaatgggcaggcataagcttcggacaacgaacacaattgcattttattggtggcaatttgaatgcacagagataccgtgatgagatcctgaggtccattgttgtGCCTTTCATCCACCCCgaacacctcatgtttcagcatgataatgcacggcctcatgttgcaaggatctgtacacaattcctggaagctgaaaacgtCCCACTTCTTCcaaggcctgcatactcagacatgtcactggttgagcatgtttgggatgctctggatcgacgtgtcccgacagcgtgttctagttcccgccaatatccatcaacttctcacagccattgaagaggagtgggacaacattctacaggccacaatcaacggcctgatcaactctatg from Salvelinus sp. IW2-2015 unplaced genomic scaffold, ASM291031v2 Un_scaffold2556, whole genome shotgun sequence carries:
- the LOC112074274 gene encoding BTB/POZ domain-containing protein 3-like, with protein sequence MFNNELMADVHFVVGQTGGTQRLPGHRYVLAVGSSVFHAMFYGELAENKDEIRIPDMEPAAFLAMLKYIYCDEIDLSADTVLATLYTAKKYIVPHLARACVNFLETSLSAKNVCVLLSQSCLFEEPKLTQRCWEVIDAQAELALRSEGFTDIDSQTLESILQRETLNAKEEVVFEAALSWAEAECQRQDLTTSIDNKRKVLGKAVFLIRIPTMTLDDFANGAAQSGVLTLNETNNIFLWYTAAKKPDLQFASQPRKGLSPQQCHRFQSCAYRSNQWRYRGRCDSIQFTVDKRIFIAGFGLYGSSCGSAEYSAKIELKRQGLLLGQNLSKYFSDGSSNTFPVWFEYPVQIEPDMFYTASVVLDGTELSYFGQEGMTEVQCGKVTFQFQCSSDSTNGTGVQGGQIPELIFYT